One Thauera sp. K11 DNA window includes the following coding sequences:
- the rpsG gene encoding 30S ribosomal protein S7 translates to MPRRREVPKREVLPDPKFGNQDVSKFINVIMQSGKKSVAERIVYGAFENIASKSSKDPLEVFAAAVANVKPVVEVKSRRVGGANYQVPVEVRPSRRMALSMRWLREAARKRAEKSMAQRLAGELLEAAEGRGSAMKKREEVHRMAEANKAFSHYRF, encoded by the coding sequence ATGCCGCGTCGTCGTGAAGTACCCAAGCGCGAAGTCCTGCCCGATCCGAAGTTCGGTAACCAGGATGTTTCGAAGTTCATCAACGTGATCATGCAGTCCGGCAAGAAGTCGGTTGCCGAGCGCATCGTCTATGGCGCGTTCGAGAACATCGCCAGCAAGTCCAGCAAGGACCCGCTGGAAGTCTTCGCTGCCGCGGTCGCGAACGTCAAGCCGGTCGTGGAAGTCAAGAGCCGTCGCGTCGGCGGTGCCAACTACCAGGTCCCGGTCGAGGTTCGTCCTTCCCGCCGCATGGCGCTGTCCATGCGCTGGCTGCGCGAGGCGGCGCGCAAGCGGGCCGAGAAGTCGATGGCCCAGCGTCTCGCGGGCGAACTCCTCGAGGCTGCCGAAGGTCGCGGCTCTGCCATGAAGAAGCGGGAAGAAGTTCACCGCATGGCGGAAGCCAACAAGGCGTTCTCGCACTACCGCTTCTGA